The proteins below come from a single Staphylococcus sp. MI 10-1553 genomic window:
- the bioA gene encoding adenosylmethionine--8-amino-7-oxononanoate transaminase: MKHETLVQKDRDYVWHPFTQMGMYNQQDPIIIEKGKGSYLYDTKGRKYLDGYASLWVNVHGHQNRQLNRAIQRQLNAIAHSTLLGSSNVPSILLAEQLVTMTPERLQKVFYSDTGSAAVEIAIKMAYQYWKNLDAEKYAKKNKFLTLHQAYHGDTIGSVSVGGIDTFHRIFKDLIFENIQVPCPSFYHSDYASEAAMMDDILKQIESILQARADEIVGFVIEPLIQGATGLFVHPAGFLKAIEQLCRKYNILLIVDEVAVGFGRTGKMFACEHEDVQPDLMCLGKAMTGGYVPLAATLTSQAVYDAFLSDTHAKQTFFHGHTYTGNQVVCAVALENIRLFQTRHLINHIKKTSTTLRTSLENLLKHPHVGDVRGRGLMYAVELVESRSDKKPLEIAQVEAMIAKCKEEGLMIRNLENIITFVPVLSMSNREVKQMVRIFKKALQHVLKGRQ, from the coding sequence ATGAAGCATGAAACTTTAGTACAAAAGGATCGTGACTATGTTTGGCATCCTTTTACACAAATGGGGATGTACAATCAACAAGATCCAATCATTATTGAGAAAGGCAAGGGGAGCTATTTGTACGATACGAAAGGGCGGAAGTATTTAGATGGCTATGCGTCGTTATGGGTGAATGTCCACGGTCACCAAAATCGACAGCTCAACCGTGCGATACAGCGCCAACTGAATGCGATTGCTCATTCAACGTTACTCGGTTCATCTAACGTGCCTTCCATTTTACTCGCTGAACAATTAGTGACGATGACACCCGAACGTCTCCAAAAGGTGTTTTATTCCGATACAGGAAGTGCCGCAGTGGAAATTGCGATTAAGATGGCCTATCAATATTGGAAAAATTTGGACGCGGAAAAATATGCTAAGAAAAATAAGTTTTTGACGTTACACCAAGCGTATCATGGCGACACAATCGGCTCGGTCAGTGTTGGTGGGATTGATACGTTTCACCGCATTTTCAAAGATTTAATTTTCGAGAATATTCAAGTGCCATGTCCGTCTTTTTACCATAGTGACTATGCGTCTGAAGCGGCAATGATGGACGACATTTTAAAACAAATTGAGTCTATTTTACAAGCGCGTGCAGACGAAATTGTAGGCTTTGTAATTGAACCGCTCATACAAGGTGCGACAGGTCTTTTTGTGCATCCAGCAGGGTTTTTGAAAGCGATCGAACAGCTGTGTAGAAAGTACAATATTTTACTCATTGTGGATGAAGTCGCGGTCGGTTTTGGTCGAACTGGGAAAATGTTTGCATGTGAGCATGAAGATGTCCAACCTGACTTGATGTGTCTAGGCAAAGCGATGACAGGCGGTTATGTCCCGCTTGCGGCAACGTTAACGTCTCAAGCCGTATACGATGCCTTTTTGAGTGATACACATGCGAAACAGACCTTTTTCCACGGCCATACATATACGGGCAATCAAGTCGTTTGTGCTGTCGCGCTTGAAAATATTCGCCTATTTCAAACACGTCATCTCATCAATCATATTAAAAAAACGTCGACCACTTTACGTACATCATTAGAAAATTTGCTTAAACATCCACATGTTGGTGATGTTCGTGGTAGAGGATTGATGTATGCTGTTGAGCTCGTGGAAAGTCGTTCGGATAAGAAGCCGCTTGAAATTGCGCAAGTTGAAGCGATGATTGCGAAATGTAAAGAAGAAGGGCTGATGATTAGAAATTTAGAAAATATTATCACCTTTGTACCTGTGTTAAGTATGTCGAATCGTGAAGTGAAACAGATGGTCCGCATATTTAAAAAGGCGTTGCAGCATGTCTTAAAGGGGCGTCAATGA
- a CDS encoding 6-carboxyhexanoate--CoA ligase, whose product MYSVKMRANQDGVHISGAETICEAQKIPAVLQTFFDKGFQHENGDVDFLNLKIEKIANPLYPLEALPIIENTPHTLEVLCGMHGITKEALDKGMGYIFDDTQYRGAIIVSAQTGERLDQTGAKGVRVTHFCFEDHAHTPLVSSRIQDALTIATCITAFAQVKGELCVSDDLHYTTGYFASAQRGYHRVRHLKPIGTRDGGRVIFVDEMLPIDDYIVFLQQQPKQVIRHEQ is encoded by the coding sequence ATGTACAGTGTTAAAATGAGGGCGAATCAGGACGGTGTTCATATTAGTGGTGCTGAAACGATTTGTGAAGCACAAAAGATTCCGGCAGTCCTTCAAACATTTTTCGATAAAGGGTTTCAGCATGAAAATGGTGATGTCGACTTTTTGAATTTAAAAATTGAAAAAATTGCAAACCCATTGTATCCGCTTGAGGCTTTACCGATTATCGAAAATACACCGCATACATTAGAGGTGTTGTGTGGGATGCATGGGATTACGAAAGAGGCGCTTGATAAAGGGATGGGCTATATTTTTGATGACACGCAGTATAGAGGTGCGATCATCGTCTCTGCTCAAACAGGAGAACGTTTAGATCAAACAGGCGCAAAAGGTGTTCGCGTGACCCACTTTTGTTTTGAAGATCATGCGCATACGCCACTCGTCAGCTCACGTATTCAAGATGCTTTGACGATAGCGACATGTATCACAGCATTCGCACAAGTGAAAGGGGAATTGTGTGTATCGGATGATTTACATTACACGACAGGCTATTTTGCCTCTGCACAACGCGGTTACCATCGCGTACGCCATCTTAAACCAATCGGAACACGTGATGGCGGGCGTGTCATTTTTGTGGATGAGATGCTACCGATTGACGACTATATCGTATTTTTACAACAGCAACCGAAACAAGTCATTCGCCATGAACAATAG
- a CDS encoding DoxX family protein yields the protein MVRWFQQSTIASVILLVLRVYLGYGWLMSGIAKVTSPKGFNAGGFLQHAVQQPVMSTDGSVQYPLFTSFLEHVVIPMTPTINVIIPAFEIIAGILLILGLFTPVGALIGLVLNFLFLFAGTVSVNPLYILIGFFIFVGGYNSGFFGVDRFLNSLLSKKFFSIFNYHPEAKDKSV from the coding sequence ATGGTTAGATGGTTCCAGCAAAGTACCATTGCTAGTGTTATTTTATTGGTGTTACGTGTTTATCTCGGTTATGGCTGGCTCATGTCAGGTATTGCTAAAGTAACAAGTCCAAAAGGGTTTAATGCAGGCGGATTTTTACAACATGCTGTTCAACAACCTGTGATGTCAACAGACGGCAGCGTACAATATCCTTTATTCACGTCATTTTTAGAGCACGTCGTAATTCCAATGACACCTACAATCAATGTTATCATCCCTGCTTTTGAAATCATCGCAGGCATATTATTGATTTTAGGTCTTTTCACTCCAGTCGGCGCATTGATCGGCTTAGTGCTTAACTTCTTATTCTTATTCGCAGGCACAGTTTCAGTGAATCCACTTTACATTTTAATCGGATTCTTCATCTTTGTCGGCGGATACAATAGTGGTTTCTTCGGTGTAGACCGTTTCTTAAACTCACTATTAAGCAAAAAGTTTTTCAGCATCTTTAACTATCACCCAGAAGCTAAAGATAAAAGCGTTTAA
- a CDS encoding aminotransferase class I/II-fold pyridoxal phosphate-dependent enzyme, giving the protein MMDLQRKLETIQAKGQLRQLREVEAVDGKWMTMQGRQFLNFTSNDYLGLGQMTHAEVVSEQAQKHLASSRLVSGNSALYTKIERLLSTHFHFEDALVTTSGYDANLAVMQAFQGEGVIVFSDAANHASIIDGIRLSRLKKVIYPHNDITALEKVLFQYPEMMTKVVVTDSVFSTYGDFANLDALVQLKAKIPNMWLIVDDAHAFGLHLHTYYSNIDILTTSLSKGVGAHGGAILCSSLFKQVLINVARPVIYSNALPQLQLAQLYENLKIMLAQPEKAQVLHQLSDTFNQLYHRDFGVPYEGPSTTPIKWLSFDDAHEIERVYQALLAQGIWVSYFRYPTVARPILRVSLSLFHEVHDLEYLFEQLSCARRKEVR; this is encoded by the coding sequence ATGATGGATTTACAGCGTAAGTTAGAGACCATTCAAGCAAAAGGGCAGTTGCGTCAATTGCGTGAAGTGGAAGCGGTCGATGGTAAGTGGATGACAATGCAAGGGCGTCAGTTTTTGAATTTTACGTCGAATGACTATTTAGGATTAGGACAAATGACGCATGCTGAGGTTGTGTCAGAACAGGCACAAAAACATCTCGCAAGTTCACGGTTAGTGAGTGGTAATTCAGCTTTATATACGAAGATCGAAAGGTTGCTAAGCACACACTTTCATTTTGAAGATGCATTGGTCACGACGAGTGGCTATGATGCGAACTTAGCGGTGATGCAAGCCTTTCAAGGTGAAGGGGTAATCGTGTTTTCTGATGCGGCGAACCATGCCAGTATCATTGATGGAATACGATTGAGTCGGCTTAAGAAAGTCATTTATCCGCACAATGATATCACAGCGCTAGAAAAAGTATTGTTTCAATATCCTGAAATGATGACCAAAGTTGTCGTGACAGACAGTGTCTTTTCTACTTATGGCGACTTTGCGAATCTTGATGCACTCGTTCAGTTAAAAGCGAAAATACCGAATATGTGGCTCATTGTGGATGATGCACACGCTTTTGGACTTCACTTGCATACGTATTATTCGAACATTGATATTTTAACGACCAGTTTATCCAAAGGTGTAGGTGCACATGGTGGCGCAATTTTATGTTCATCACTTTTTAAACAAGTGTTAATTAATGTCGCGCGACCAGTCATCTATTCTAATGCATTACCACAACTTCAGTTAGCCCAGTTATACGAAAATTTGAAAATAATGTTGGCACAACCTGAAAAGGCACAAGTATTGCATCAATTAAGTGACACATTCAACCAGTTGTATCATCGTGACTTTGGCGTACCATACGAAGGACCCTCAACGACCCCGATTAAGTGGCTCTCTTTTGATGATGCTCATGAAATCGAACGCGTCTATCAAGCGTTGTTGGCACAAGGAATATGGGTGAGCTATTTCAGATATCCGACTGTCGCTCGGCCGATATTGCGCGTCTCACTTTCTTTATTTCACGAGGTCCATGATTTGGAATATTTATTCGAACAATTATCGTGTGCGCGTCGCAAGGAGGTGCGATAA